Proteins encoded within one genomic window of Candidatus Kryptoniota bacterium:
- the asnB gene encoding asparagine synthase (glutamine-hydrolyzing), which translates to MCGITGIAGRKVEKDPVLLQRMRDSMTHRGPDDAGDWWSEDGTVGLAMRRLAIIDLSPAGHQPMMDHAKDFVIVFNGEIYNYRELMKELRSKGHSFNSASDTEVILEAYREWQTGFVEHLIGMFAFAIFDIKKNILFIARDRAGEKPLFYIHDKGTFRFGSELKSILADSSVERAIDFNALQYYLSFGYVPGELCILKAFKKLPPAHAMTYDIGNDTTRVWQYWKLPEPEAAASRTDEDTLVELEALLEDSVKRQLIADVPVGIMLSGGVDSSLVTAMAARTSAAKVNTYTVTFPGFGKFNEGPYAKLVAAHFGTQHTELEAGTVEPDIMIDLARQYDEPIADSSMIPTYMISKLIRRYATVALGGDGGDELFGGYMHYSLLLRTQGTRRLTPSSLRGPLGRAVQNLLPPGFPYKDRALIRLSDNPHYIVRTDTYFDRKTARRVMRQKFGPEISDREKSEYNTFGRCGEGYTLLQRATAVDFLNYLPSYVLVKVDRASMLASLEVRAPFLDHRIIEFAFRSVPDRLKATETDRKILLKRLARKVLPTTLDIDRKQGFSIPLGEWFKTGWGKFITDILTDDSQVLFDKKAVLRLSRLQSRGIFNYQRLYALTMIELWKREYKISI; encoded by the coding sequence ATGTGCGGCATTACGGGGATAGCAGGTAGAAAAGTGGAGAAAGACCCGGTGCTTCTGCAGCGTATGCGCGATTCCATGACACACAGGGGTCCGGATGACGCCGGCGACTGGTGGTCGGAGGATGGAACCGTCGGTCTCGCGATGAGGCGGCTCGCGATAATAGACCTGTCGCCTGCGGGACATCAGCCCATGATGGATCACGCGAAAGATTTTGTTATAGTCTTCAACGGGGAAATATATAATTACCGCGAATTGATGAAGGAATTGCGGTCTAAGGGACATTCATTCAACAGCGCGTCCGACACCGAAGTTATACTCGAGGCATACCGAGAATGGCAGACGGGGTTTGTGGAACACCTGATTGGAATGTTCGCGTTCGCGATTTTCGACATTAAGAAAAACATTCTCTTCATAGCACGCGACCGCGCGGGCGAAAAGCCGCTCTTCTACATTCATGATAAGGGGACGTTCCGCTTCGGGTCAGAGTTGAAGTCAATCCTCGCGGACAGTTCTGTCGAACGCGCAATCGATTTTAATGCCCTTCAATATTATCTGTCATTCGGATACGTCCCGGGCGAACTCTGTATCCTGAAGGCCTTCAAGAAACTTCCTCCTGCCCACGCCATGACGTACGATATTGGGAACGACACGACAAGAGTGTGGCAGTACTGGAAGCTGCCCGAGCCGGAGGCTGCCGCGAGTCGCACCGATGAAGATACTCTCGTCGAGTTGGAGGCTTTGCTCGAAGACTCCGTCAAGCGGCAGCTTATTGCGGACGTGCCTGTCGGGATCATGCTGAGCGGAGGGGTGGACTCGAGCCTCGTTACTGCAATGGCAGCGAGGACTTCCGCGGCCAAGGTCAACACGTATACCGTGACTTTCCCCGGCTTTGGAAAATTCAACGAAGGTCCGTACGCGAAGCTCGTTGCCGCACATTTCGGAACACAACACACCGAACTCGAAGCGGGGACAGTGGAACCTGATATCATGATTGATCTGGCGCGCCAGTATGACGAACCGATCGCCGACTCTTCTATGATCCCGACGTACATGATTTCAAAGCTGATAAGAAGATACGCCACCGTCGCGCTGGGCGGTGACGGGGGAGACGAGCTGTTCGGCGGTTACATGCATTACTCACTCCTTCTGCGAACTCAGGGAACGAGAAGGTTGACACCATCCTCTCTAAGGGGTCCGCTCGGGAGGGCGGTACAGAATTTATTGCCGCCCGGATTTCCATACAAAGACAGAGCACTCATTAGGCTTTCGGATAATCCCCATTATATTGTTCGCACCGACACTTATTTCGATCGCAAAACCGCCCGAAGGGTGATGAGGCAAAAATTTGGACCGGAGATCTCCGACAGAGAAAAATCGGAATACAACACATTCGGCCGATGCGGAGAGGGATATACATTACTTCAGCGGGCAACCGCGGTGGATTTCCTAAACTACCTGCCAAGCTATGTTCTAGTCAAAGTCGACCGCGCGAGTATGCTGGCGTCGCTCGAAGTGCGCGCGCCGTTTCTCGACCACCGCATAATTGAATTCGCTTTTAGATCTGTTCCCGATCGGCTGAAGGCCACCGAAACCGACCGAAAAATCCTGCTGAAACGACTGGCGAGAAAGGTTCTTCCCACCACGCTCGACATCGATCGGAAGCAGGGTTTCTCAATTCCGCTCGGTGAGTGGTTCAAAACAGGCTGGGGAAAATTCATCACGGATATTCTTACCGATGACTCGCAAGTTCTTTTCGACAAGAAAGCGGTCCTGCGATTATCGAGATTACAGTCCAGGGGAATCTTCAACTATCAGAGGCTGTATGCATTAACGATGATTGAACTCTGGAAGAGGGAATACAAGATCTCGATTTAA
- a CDS encoding glycosyltransferase: MSKILISGQWLWKQYQEACAIALERLGNEVVRFGWAKYFFSVFPDRDPVIASAWARLQNKFITGPTVLRINRELLKTAADTKPDVIWLYNDTHIYPATILGLRRLLPGALIVQYTNDNPWGNNQPRHMWRHLKKSIPLFDINFCYRKSNMEDFRLAGSKDTRLLRSYFDSAETFPMDQNEMEPAFRSDVVFAGHFEDDWRLDLLSNIARQGIDLKLFGTGWDAAISALPEGHPLKRLLPIKPVRGIEYRKAICGAKISLSFLSKLNNDTYTRRSFEIPAMKSFMLSEYTDDLNSMFKEKVDAEYFRSADELLSKIEYYLKNESQRKEIALSGYERVKRDGHDVDSRMKQFLRDVNSVRH, translated from the coding sequence ATGTCAAAGATCCTGATCTCGGGTCAATGGTTATGGAAACAATATCAGGAGGCCTGCGCGATAGCGCTGGAGAGATTGGGGAACGAGGTGGTTAGGTTCGGCTGGGCGAAGTACTTCTTCTCTGTTTTCCCCGATAGGGATCCCGTCATCGCATCGGCGTGGGCGAGACTCCAAAACAAATTCATCACCGGACCGACTGTTCTCAGGATTAACCGTGAACTATTGAAAACTGCCGCCGACACAAAACCCGATGTCATCTGGCTGTATAACGACACGCACATTTACCCGGCCACAATTTTAGGGTTGAGACGACTTTTGCCCGGCGCGCTGATCGTGCAATACACGAACGACAACCCCTGGGGAAACAACCAACCCCGACATATGTGGCGTCATTTGAAGAAGTCGATCCCGTTATTCGACATTAACTTCTGTTACCGCAAATCGAACATGGAGGATTTCAGGCTGGCGGGCTCGAAGGACACGCGACTTCTCCGGTCTTACTTCGATTCCGCGGAGACGTTCCCGATGGATCAAAATGAAATGGAACCGGCATTCAGGAGCGACGTTGTGTTTGCAGGACACTTTGAAGATGATTGGAGACTTGATTTACTTTCGAATATTGCTAGACAAGGAATCGATTTGAAATTATTCGGGACGGGATGGGACGCGGCTATTTCTGCGCTCCCCGAAGGACATCCGCTGAAGAGGCTGCTCCCAATAAAGCCCGTAAGAGGAATCGAATACAGGAAAGCAATTTGCGGAGCTAAGATCTCCCTCTCTTTTCTCTCGAAGCTAAACAATGACACTTACACGAGGAGAAGTTTTGAGATTCCTGCAATGAAATCGTTCATGCTCAGCGAATATACAGATGATCTAAACAGCATGTTCAAGGAAAAGGTGGACGCCGAGTACTTTCGATCGGCGGATGAATTATTATCGAAAATTGAATATTATCTGAAAAACGAAAGCCAACGGAAAGAGATTGCGTTATCGGGATATGAGCGGGTGAAGAGAGACGGACATGATGTGGACAGCAGGATGAAGCAGTTCTTGAGAGATGTTAATTCGGTGAGGCACTAG
- the larB gene encoding nickel pincer cofactor biosynthesis protein LarB, giving the protein MKADSIRKILDDVQNGKMNADEAFEKIRRFPLETEDLGYATVDHSRGLRLGLGEVIYGEGKGVDQIEGIAGKLSLSGEPILITRLSDDKLKVLKKKFPGGRVNSLARTYTINPIPSKDKPADEPYVCIVTAGTSDIPVAEEAADVCAAMGVAFTRLYDVGVAGIHRVMNKVDIMQKAAAVVVIAGMEGALPSVVGGLVSRPIFAVPTDVGYGANLKGLTALLSMLSSCAPGIAVTNINAGFSAAYAACRVVNAVRESMKKLPAEGPRELKKSAPAR; this is encoded by the coding sequence ATGAAAGCCGATTCTATCAGGAAAATCCTTGACGATGTCCAGAACGGAAAAATGAATGCCGATGAGGCGTTTGAAAAGATAAGACGTTTCCCGCTGGAGACGGAAGATCTTGGATACGCGACCGTCGATCATAGCCGTGGACTCAGGTTGGGACTCGGAGAAGTGATATACGGTGAGGGCAAAGGGGTCGACCAGATAGAGGGCATTGCCGGAAAGCTTTCGTTGTCCGGTGAACCGATACTAATCACGCGGCTCTCCGACGACAAGTTGAAGGTCCTGAAGAAAAAATTTCCCGGAGGAAGGGTAAATTCGCTGGCGCGGACGTACACGATAAATCCTATTCCCTCCAAAGACAAACCTGCTGACGAGCCGTACGTTTGCATCGTGACAGCCGGGACGAGCGATATCCCTGTGGCGGAGGAAGCAGCGGACGTCTGCGCGGCTATGGGAGTGGCGTTTACGAGACTATACGACGTTGGAGTGGCGGGAATTCATCGCGTTATGAACAAGGTCGACATCATGCAGAAGGCGGCCGCAGTCGTGGTGATCGCCGGTATGGAGGGCGCACTCCCGAGCGTCGTAGGGGGACTCGTGTCCAGGCCGATCTTTGCCGTTCCCACCGACGTAGGCTACGGCGCTAACCTGAAGGGGCTCACTGCCCTTCTGAGCATGCTCTCGTCGTGCGCGCCAGGCATAGCGGTTACAAACATTAACGCCGGATTCTCGGCAGCATACGCCGCATGTCGCGTCGTAAATGCTGTCAGGGAATCAATGAAGAAACTTCCGGCTGAGGGTCCTCGCGAATTGAAAAAGAGTGCGCCCGCACGCTGA
- a CDS encoding glycosyltransferase, translating into MRILFLCDLNSIHSRKWITFFIKRRHEVFIYSTTPFDGQVDGAEVYSDHPVIHDASYWKRSMLSAVIKLPMNQAVVSLAERIFLTNKIRQLRSETSRHAARVSGIIASIKPDIVHALRIPNEGFIGALTKLNSPLAISTWGNDLTYWGQMSDFRELTIRTLKSADFLFTDCNRDLELGYEFGFPREKPHLVVPGAGGMFRKNLDDGAASLKSRTGFFEETLRISGAPVILSLRGFGSQDIDNIPLIHACKILASRNANFHLVIAGKKNGLRFHKLSRLIRRFKLDNRIILIDELPHEKALEALKGADFSVSVSRNDGTPNSMLEAMTFGSIPIMSNIDSIREWVTDGSNGYLFNPLNAESIAATIEKAILEKDRHQEIRKKNFSIVTERADYDKNMSNAEQKLMSLLGTR; encoded by the coding sequence TTGAGGATCCTCTTTCTCTGCGATCTGAACAGCATTCACTCCCGTAAGTGGATAACCTTCTTCATAAAAAGGCGGCATGAGGTATTCATTTATTCCACGACACCGTTTGACGGGCAGGTTGACGGTGCCGAAGTATATTCGGACCATCCGGTGATCCATGATGCTTCATACTGGAAAAGATCGATGCTCTCAGCAGTGATCAAGTTGCCGATGAATCAAGCGGTCGTTTCACTCGCGGAACGAATCTTTCTGACCAACAAGATCAGGCAGCTCCGTTCGGAGACTTCACGGCACGCGGCTAGAGTGTCAGGGATAATTGCTTCCATCAAGCCTGATATCGTGCACGCTCTCAGGATACCCAACGAGGGATTCATCGGTGCATTGACCAAATTGAATTCCCCTCTAGCCATTTCGACATGGGGCAACGACCTGACATACTGGGGACAGATGTCTGACTTCCGCGAACTGACTATCAGAACTCTCAAGTCGGCGGACTTTCTCTTCACCGATTGCAACAGGGATCTAGAGCTGGGTTATGAATTCGGTTTTCCTCGGGAGAAACCGCACCTCGTGGTCCCGGGAGCCGGCGGAATGTTCCGAAAAAACCTGGATGACGGCGCTGCGTCGCTTAAATCGAGGACGGGATTCTTCGAGGAAACCCTTCGCATTTCCGGAGCGCCGGTCATTCTGAGCTTGAGAGGATTCGGAAGCCAGGACATCGACAATATCCCGCTGATTCACGCCTGCAAAATCCTGGCAAGCAGAAACGCGAACTTCCATCTTGTAATTGCGGGGAAGAAGAACGGATTGCGATTCCACAAACTCAGCCGTCTCATACGCAGATTCAAGCTGGACAATAGGATTATTCTTATCGATGAGTTGCCGCACGAGAAAGCACTCGAGGCGCTGAAGGGAGCCGACTTCTCGGTTTCAGTTTCCCGGAATGACGGGACACCGAATTCCATGCTTGAAGCAATGACATTCGGGAGTATTCCCATAATGAGCAACATCGACTCCATCAGGGAATGGGTCACAGACGGCTCGAATGGTTACCTTTTCAATCCATTAAACGCGGAATCGATCGCCGCCACAATCGAGAAAGCGATCCTCGAAAAGGACAGGCATCAGGAAATTAGGAAAAAGAATTTCTCGATTGTCACCGAACGAGCCGATTACGACAAAAACATGTCGAACGCAGAGCAGAAACTGATGTCGCTTTTGGGAACCCGCTGA
- a CDS encoding class I SAM-dependent methyltransferase, with translation MTRCPVCNTVDGTEYLIREMMYGTKSVFRYRECSNCETLYFLDAADGAAKPDLYPPDYQTHIQPENLQIDGGLALYARRKRWEYLTRHTGVVGKVLQNLKPISPPAWLLRSGMKDYDSRILDVGCGSGSLLFYLRSIGFKDLNGVDPYIEKDILSERIKIKKGVLREMDGKFDSIIFHHSFEHLDEPLDYLKGSAELLKERGRIIIGMPVKDCFAWEKYKTNWVQLDAPRHRVLLTRKSFKQLCDKAGLQIVDSFSDSYDFQFWGSEQNSRGIPLHSEVSYMVNPAKSIFTPEMIEQYRLDSEKLNRENRGDQAVFILGIQA, from the coding sequence ATGACCAGGTGCCCGGTATGTAATACCGTCGACGGTACTGAATACCTTATTCGTGAAATGATGTATGGTACAAAATCCGTATTTCGATATCGTGAGTGCAGTAATTGCGAAACACTTTATTTCCTTGACGCGGCAGATGGTGCCGCGAAGCCGGACCTATATCCCCCGGATTATCAGACCCACATTCAACCCGAGAATCTCCAGATAGACGGGGGATTAGCGCTCTATGCCCGACGGAAGCGCTGGGAGTACCTTACGCGGCATACCGGAGTGGTCGGAAAAGTTCTGCAAAATCTGAAGCCGATTAGTCCTCCTGCCTGGCTCTTACGATCCGGCATGAAGGATTACGATTCCAGAATCCTTGACGTGGGATGCGGTTCCGGGAGCCTCCTGTTTTATTTGCGCAGCATAGGTTTCAAAGATCTGAATGGAGTGGATCCATACATCGAAAAGGACATTTTGTCCGAGCGGATCAAAATAAAAAAAGGCGTCTTGCGTGAGATGGACGGTAAATTCGATTCGATAATCTTCCATCATTCTTTCGAACACCTGGATGAACCATTGGATTATCTGAAAGGGTCGGCGGAGTTGCTCAAAGAGCGGGGACGTATCATCATCGGGATGCCGGTGAAGGACTGTTTTGCCTGGGAAAAATATAAGACAAATTGGGTCCAGCTGGACGCGCCGAGACACAGAGTGTTACTCACGCGCAAGAGTTTCAAACAACTATGTGACAAGGCCGGACTTCAAATCGTAGATTCCTTCAGCGACTCTTACGATTTCCAATTCTGGGGAAGCGAACAGAATTCCCGCGGTATCCCGCTCCATTCTGAAGTATCCTACATGGTGAATCCTGCGAAGAGCATCTTCACACCCGAGATGATTGAGCAATATCGGCTCGATTCCGAGAAGCTAAACCGGGAGAACCGCGGTGATCAAGCGGTGTTCATTCTTGGAATACAAGCGTGA
- a CDS encoding TIGR00268 family protein, producing MNGFSQKYKRLLEHLGNYTADGLVVAFSGGVDSGFLVWASEEARKEFGGRVLALTTDSESMPAHDRADVETFVKQIGVKHVWRNSTEVDQAEYMANDALRCYYCKTELFKIAKDVAAEHDCLRIAYGYSASDRTDTRPGHRAALENDILFPLADYEFTKPEIRQIMLENGFELHDKPSSPCLSSRIMRGVRITKEELKNVDDLETILREGGLRVFRLRVHEIGDKHFLRLETAPEEMAVALRLKDELTRAAKARGYEWITLDLEGYRSGGGTI from the coding sequence ATGAATGGATTTTCTCAAAAATATAAACGCCTTCTCGAGCATCTTGGTAATTATACGGCCGACGGTTTGGTCGTGGCATTCTCGGGAGGAGTAGACAGCGGATTTCTCGTGTGGGCTTCCGAAGAGGCGAGGAAAGAGTTCGGAGGAAGAGTTCTTGCCCTGACAACAGACAGCGAAAGCATGCCGGCACATGACAGAGCCGATGTCGAAACTTTCGTGAAGCAGATCGGTGTGAAGCACGTCTGGAGAAATAGCACCGAAGTTGATCAGGCGGAGTACATGGCGAATGACGCGTTAAGGTGCTATTACTGCAAGACGGAGTTGTTCAAGATCGCGAAAGATGTTGCGGCGGAACATGACTGTTTGCGGATTGCTTACGGCTACAGCGCTTCGGACAGGACGGACACAAGACCCGGCCATCGCGCCGCGCTCGAAAACGATATTCTTTTTCCTCTGGCGGATTATGAATTCACTAAACCGGAGATCCGGCAGATAATGCTGGAGAACGGATTCGAGTTGCACGATAAACCATCCAGTCCATGTCTTAGCTCGCGGATCATGAGAGGAGTGAGGATCACGAAGGAGGAATTGAAGAACGTTGACGATCTGGAAACGATTCTGCGTGAAGGCGGACTACGGGTTTTTCGCCTTCGCGTGCATGAAATCGGAGACAAACATTTTCTGAGGTTGGAGACCGCACCCGAGGAAATGGCTGTCGCGCTGCGTCTTAAGGATGAGCTCACCAGAGCTGCCAAAGCGCGCGGCTACGAGTGGATCACTCTTGATCTCGAGGGATACAGATCCGGCGGCGGCACGATCTGA
- the rsfS gene encoding ribosome silencing factor, with the protein MAQSKPLQRRIADLALTKKAGDVSIMDLRKLTSMTDYFVVCSADSETQVKAIADAIVAGLEEEGERPWHAEGLQNLQWVLLDYVDVVVHVFHKDARTFYGLEKLWGDAKIQNIIDRKPRTPSRTRKAAGK; encoded by the coding sequence ATGGCACAATCAAAACCATTGCAGAGGCGGATTGCGGATCTCGCCCTGACAAAAAAAGCGGGAGATGTCTCGATAATGGATCTCCGCAAGCTGACCTCGATGACCGATTACTTCGTCGTTTGCAGTGCGGACTCCGAAACTCAGGTAAAAGCGATAGCGGACGCGATCGTTGCGGGACTCGAAGAAGAAGGCGAAAGACCATGGCACGCAGAAGGGCTACAAAACCTTCAGTGGGTCCTTCTTGATTATGTCGATGTCGTGGTACATGTCTTCCACAAAGACGCGCGCACATTCTACGGCCTGGAAAAACTATGGGGAGATGCTAAAATCCAAAATATAATCGACAGAAAACCTAGAACGCCATCTAGAACCAGAAAAGCCGCAGGGAAATGA
- a CDS encoding lipid II flippase MurJ produces the protein MIFFLNAINLLTVLVGFVVQIIIVRYFGASDSTDIYYLVITITTFVTGLSTGFLTDLFVPIYHDAKNRGAEDARNLSGSILTLSLISGVVISALVYVLAPVFISIFASGFQTAKFGLAVDMLRIISLSIAFATISMVLNSTLNANSFFLITYLTNLITPTFNILGLLIGGSRFGVAALMYATLISSITIFLVLFLYCKIKVGARFVNPVRQKDLNFLLVKNIPVRAANMIQLLRGPLTTSILSYFPAGMLTLYSYAEKIINVLMGTTNSPLAQVYYTKSSKLASKKDYSEIRSLLVHIVRSSVVLFAGTFFVVVIVFQNVFNVLFSGRVPPDGVHTMFLLFMALFPYYYAMLIGTSLGATGLAMKKGRLTLYAAILFVSLLAIAIYPSVRVFSLYGLPISLAFAQVIATILYAVLVNRIETLIDFEVLKIQGSTIVLSLAMIAFNFLTGGNLTLQVSADAAIFLAWLILNWSSAVNAMQLITSKGEVK, from the coding sequence ATGATATTCTTTCTTAATGCGATAAATCTCCTGACCGTCTTGGTCGGTTTTGTTGTCCAGATTATAATTGTGAGATATTTTGGGGCGTCGGACTCCACCGATATCTACTATCTTGTAATTACAATTACGACTTTCGTCACCGGCTTGTCGACCGGTTTCCTGACCGATCTCTTCGTGCCAATCTACCATGACGCGAAGAACCGCGGCGCCGAGGACGCGCGGAATTTGTCGGGGTCCATCCTGACCTTGTCTTTGATCTCGGGTGTCGTGATTAGTGCGTTGGTTTATGTCCTGGCACCGGTTTTCATTTCGATTTTTGCCAGCGGGTTTCAAACGGCAAAATTCGGACTTGCGGTGGATATGCTGCGTATCATCTCTCTATCGATTGCCTTTGCGACAATTTCCATGGTCCTAAATTCCACGCTGAATGCAAATTCATTCTTCCTGATAACTTACCTCACAAATCTGATCACGCCCACATTCAATATTCTTGGCCTTCTTATCGGAGGATCGCGCTTCGGCGTGGCGGCTCTCATGTATGCCACACTAATCTCGTCGATCACAATTTTCCTCGTTTTGTTTCTCTACTGTAAAATCAAAGTCGGCGCGAGATTTGTCAACCCCGTACGACAGAAGGATCTCAACTTTCTCCTCGTGAAGAATATACCCGTGAGGGCGGCAAATATGATCCAGCTCCTGAGAGGGCCTTTAACAACATCGATTCTTTCTTACTTCCCGGCAGGAATGCTCACTCTGTACAGTTATGCCGAGAAAATCATAAACGTCCTGATGGGAACTACGAACTCTCCGCTTGCTCAGGTATACTATACAAAATCTTCGAAGCTCGCATCAAAGAAAGATTACAGCGAGATTAGAAGTCTGCTCGTGCACATTGTGAGGAGCAGCGTGGTACTCTTTGCTGGGACATTCTTCGTAGTCGTGATAGTTTTCCAAAATGTGTTCAACGTGCTTTTCTCGGGCCGCGTGCCGCCGGACGGAGTACACACAATGTTTCTGCTGTTCATGGCGCTGTTCCCGTACTACTATGCAATGCTCATCGGCACGAGTCTCGGCGCGACGGGGCTTGCAATGAAGAAGGGGAGGCTTACACTTTACGCGGCAATTCTGTTCGTGTCCTTGCTTGCAATTGCGATTTACCCGTCGGTACGAGTCTTCTCCCTGTACGGTCTTCCGATCAGCCTGGCGTTCGCTCAGGTGATCGCCACTATTCTTTATGCCGTGCTCGTAAATAGGATCGAGACCTTAATTGACTTTGAAGTCCTCAAAATACAGGGAAGCACCATAGTGTTGAGTCTCGCGATGATTGCTTTCAATTTTCTTACTGGAGGCAACCTGACGCTCCAGGTCTCTGCCGATGCTGCAATCTTCCTCGCATGGCTGATTTTAAATTGGTCAAGCGCCGTAAACGCGATGCAGCTGATTACTTCAAAGGGCGAGGTAAAATAA
- a CDS encoding glycosyltransferase family 2 protein, with protein MKSHPKVSIVISCFNQIKYLPKTIESAQRVDYGNLEIVISDDASTDGTEVSIAKYLDDPRIRFFRNPTNLGIVRNYRKGLYDYATGEWAIYLDGDDYLTDVNFIRDAVEAIGKYDDVVLVAGGETALDPDGSSVDQLPTTHPIEFLEGKSFFLKWFGSTGGTAHLGALYRRDLAMKIGFYVHDVVSSDWECLRRLVVTGNVVAFGRSVGVWRRHESNISRAYDVQKRLDNLISITGPYEFAKAYFQDRASLDGWYKEAIIDFLQGNFVYFVTGGFVRRAFTFLSEGLRKFPELKTSTYLRIFRHPAVLLALSANLLGQINYLRLRELKKKLKRFLSRRVD; from the coding sequence TTGAAAAGTCACCCGAAGGTCAGCATCGTCATCTCGTGTTTTAATCAGATCAAGTATCTGCCAAAAACAATAGAGAGCGCGCAGCGGGTCGACTACGGGAATCTCGAAATTGTCATTTCAGATGATGCGTCGACAGACGGTACGGAAGTATCGATTGCGAAATACCTGGATGATCCAAGGATAAGGTTCTTCCGAAACCCGACAAACCTGGGGATTGTCAGAAATTATAGGAAGGGGCTCTATGATTATGCCACCGGCGAGTGGGCAATATACCTCGATGGAGACGATTATCTGACGGATGTTAACTTCATCCGCGACGCTGTCGAAGCGATAGGGAAGTACGATGACGTGGTTCTGGTTGCGGGGGGCGAAACGGCTCTTGACCCCGACGGGTCAAGCGTAGATCAACTTCCCACAACACATCCTATTGAATTTCTTGAAGGGAAGTCGTTCTTCCTGAAATGGTTTGGGAGCACGGGAGGAACTGCACATCTTGGAGCTCTGTATCGCAGGGACCTTGCAATGAAAATTGGTTTTTATGTCCACGATGTTGTGAGCTCCGACTGGGAGTGCCTACGGAGATTGGTGGTTACCGGTAATGTGGTTGCCTTCGGACGATCGGTTGGAGTCTGGAGAAGGCACGAATCTAACATATCCAGAGCTTATGATGTGCAGAAACGCCTCGATAATCTCATAAGCATTACCGGTCCGTACGAATTCGCAAAAGCGTATTTTCAAGACCGCGCATCGTTGGATGGGTGGTACAAGGAAGCCATAATTGATTTTCTTCAGGGAAATTTTGTCTATTTTGTCACAGGCGGATTTGTTCGGAGAGCCTTTACCTTTTTGTCCGAGGGGCTGCGAAAGTTTCCTGAATTAAAAACTTCCACTTACTTGCGGATCTTCCGGCATCCTGCGGTTCTACTCGCGTTGAGCGCGAACCTCCTGGGGCAGATAAATTATCTGAGACTGAGAGAGCTGAAGAAAAAGCTAAAACGATTTCTGTCGAGACGCGTCGACTGA
- a CDS encoding LytR C-terminal domain-containing protein, with product MKRNRGKPRHPADPKSILAVSLQVFVLLLAAVLLYSLLDRFVFHPPVRIERTEGTSPTKVEKLIQVSVRNECGAADMAMVFTSYLRRRGFDVVEATNGEVFNRPNTTVIDASGNYTNALRVAEALGVNKTNVITKLDPRSYVDVEVLIGKDFQDLKPNKGTE from the coding sequence ATGAAAAGGAATAGGGGCAAACCAAGGCATCCCGCCGATCCCAAAAGCATACTCGCCGTATCGCTCCAGGTATTCGTCCTGCTTCTCGCAGCAGTCCTTCTTTATTCGCTGCTGGACCGGTTCGTGTTTCATCCGCCCGTCAGGATCGAAAGGACCGAAGGGACATCCCCGACTAAAGTTGAGAAGCTCATTCAGGTGAGCGTCAGGAATGAATGCGGCGCGGCAGATATGGCTATGGTATTTACGTCGTACCTCAGGCGACGAGGCTTCGATGTAGTCGAGGCGACAAACGGCGAAGTGTTCAACCGCCCGAACACAACCGTCATCGACGCTTCGGGCAATTATACCAACGCACTGCGGGTGGCAGAAGCATTGGGTGTGAATAAAACCAACGTGATTACGAAACTGGATCCACGGAGCTACGTCGATGTGGAAGTACTCATAGGCAAAGATTTCCAGGATTTGAAACCGAACAAGGGTACCGAGTAA